From one Kamptonema formosum PCC 6407 genomic stretch:
- a CDS encoding type I restriction endonuclease subunit R, which translates to MGGGEIISVGGGPGYLEVLKRRGLELKEAFNQINRYQRHSYGADNGLFQYVQIFAISNGVNTRYYANNRKQEFKQTFYWADQDNNLITQLEDFADSFLEKCHVSKMICKYIVLHESDKVLMVLRPYQYYAVEAIIERVKNTNKNGYIWHTTGSGKTLTSFKAAQILTQLPKVHKVLFVVDRADLDYQTSREFNYFSPDCVDTTDNTRQLVEQMAGDNPLIVTTIQKLNRAIKSQRHEVAMESLKDKRIVFIFDECHRSQFGETHKNIVKFFPQAQMFGFTGTPIFADNAASNEHGKRTTKDLFQECLHKYVITNAIADENVLKFSVEYWGKIKRKDGTLITEPKLDREFFENPDRISLIVDWIIANHNRKTHGRKFSAMLCASSVDTLITYYDTFKNKQKQGLHDLRVITIFTPGYNEEDQDANGLIGEPDFNISADISNRSHSRDKLNQFIAEYNQMYQTQHSAKDSQAFYAYYKDIAKRMKDRDRENFQDQERADILLVVNMFLTGFDVKKLNTLYVDKNLKYHGLIQAYSRTNRILGELKSQGNIVSFRNLKENTDQAVALFSDTNASEEIFIQPYEYYIEKFNDGVQELRAIATIPNDVNKLISEDDQVKFVKAFRNLIRLQNVSKSFTEFSFSDLNLDEQTFEDYKSKYLDIYDKTRSKPDDEKESLVEEVDFELELIQRDEINVAYILKLLANLQRELQTDVTSEEYQSQKACILELIGKEAQLRSKRDLLEKFIEERLPTLEPEEKVETVFQDFWTQERIEAIQQLCIEENLKVEAVNQMIADYKFSGKEPLRETVLSACNEKPKLLERKKIFARVVSKLLDIINKFDDALGELGEEE; encoded by the coding sequence CTGGGCGGCGGCGAGATAATTTCTGTAGGCGGCGGGCCCGGCTACCTCGAAGTACTGAAACGCCGAGGACTGGAACTTAAGGAAGCCTTCAACCAAATCAACCGCTACCAACGCCATTCCTACGGAGCAGACAATGGACTGTTTCAATATGTCCAAATTTTCGCCATCTCCAACGGTGTCAATACCCGTTACTACGCCAACAACCGTAAACAAGAATTTAAACAAACCTTCTACTGGGCAGACCAAGACAATAACCTGATTACCCAACTGGAAGACTTCGCGGATAGCTTTCTGGAGAAATGCCACGTCTCCAAGATGATCTGTAAATACATTGTCCTGCACGAATCCGACAAAGTGCTGATGGTGCTGCGTCCCTATCAATACTACGCCGTCGAAGCCATCATTGAGCGTGTCAAAAACACCAACAAAAATGGCTATATCTGGCATACCACTGGATCGGGCAAAACCCTCACCAGTTTCAAAGCTGCCCAAATCCTTACGCAACTACCCAAAGTCCATAAAGTTCTGTTCGTAGTTGATCGTGCTGACCTCGACTACCAAACTAGCAGAGAGTTTAATTATTTCAGCCCCGACTGCGTAGACACTACTGACAACACTCGACAATTAGTAGAACAAATGGCTGGGGATAACCCCCTCATTGTCACCACTATCCAGAAACTCAACCGAGCGATCAAGTCCCAACGTCATGAAGTCGCAATGGAAAGCTTGAAAGATAAGCGCATTGTGTTCATCTTTGACGAATGCCACCGTTCTCAATTTGGCGAAACCCATAAAAATATCGTCAAATTCTTTCCCCAAGCACAAATGTTTGGCTTTACAGGGACTCCTATCTTTGCCGATAACGCCGCTAGCAACGAACACGGTAAACGTACTACCAAAGACCTATTCCAGGAATGTCTGCATAAATATGTGATTACCAATGCGATCGCGGATGAAAACGTGCTTAAATTTTCCGTCGAGTATTGGGGAAAAATCAAACGCAAAGACGGTACGCTGATCACAGAGCCAAAATTAGACCGAGAATTCTTTGAAAATCCCGACCGAATTTCTCTAATTGTCGATTGGATTATTGCCAACCATAACCGTAAAACCCACGGTAGAAAATTCTCGGCGATGCTCTGCGCCAGCAGTGTAGACACCCTAATTACCTATTACGACACGTTCAAAAACAAACAAAAACAGGGATTACATGACCTACGAGTGATCACAATTTTTACCCCTGGCTATAACGAAGAAGACCAAGACGCAAACGGCTTAATTGGAGAACCTGATTTTAATATCAGCGCAGATATAAGCAACCGTAGCCATAGCCGCGACAAACTGAATCAATTTATCGCGGAGTATAACCAGATGTACCAAACCCAACATTCCGCCAAAGATAGTCAGGCTTTCTATGCCTACTATAAAGATATCGCCAAGCGGATGAAAGACCGCGATCGAGAAAACTTTCAGGATCAGGAACGCGCCGATATTCTGTTAGTCGTCAATATGTTTCTCACGGGCTTTGATGTCAAAAAGCTCAATACACTTTACGTTGACAAAAATCTGAAGTATCACGGATTAATTCAAGCATACTCCCGCACTAATCGCATTTTGGGCGAACTTAAATCTCAAGGGAATATCGTCTCTTTCCGTAACCTCAAAGAGAATACTGATCAAGCCGTTGCCCTCTTTTCAGACACCAACGCAAGCGAAGAAATTTTCATTCAACCCTACGAATACTACATTGAAAAATTTAATGACGGGGTGCAAGAACTGAGAGCGATCGCCACTATCCCTAACGATGTCAATAAGCTTATTAGTGAAGATGACCAAGTTAAGTTCGTTAAAGCCTTTCGTAATCTTATTCGTTTGCAGAATGTAAGTAAATCATTCACTGAATTTAGTTTTTCTGACTTAAATCTGGATGAACAAACCTTTGAAGATTATAAAAGCAAATATCTGGACATCTATGATAAAACGCGATCTAAACCCGATGACGAGAAAGAGTCTTTAGTTGAGGAAGTCGATTTTGAACTGGAACTGATCCAGCGAGACGAAATCAATGTCGCCTATATTCTCAAGCTGCTGGCTAACCTTCAGCGCGAGCTGCAAACAGATGTCACTTCAGAAGAGTACCAGAGCCAAAAAGCCTGTATCCTTGAACTCATTGGTAAGGAAGCCCAATTACGAAGTAAACGGGATCTGCTGGAGAAATTTATCGAAGAGCGGCTACCCACCCTTGAACCCGAAGAAAAAGTGGAAACTGTCTTTCAAGACTTCTGGACTCAAGAACGTATCGAAGCAATTCAGCAACTCTGTATAGAGGAAAATCTCAAGGTCGAAGCTGTTAATCAAATGATTGCCGACTATAAATTTTCAGGGAAAGAGCCATTAAGAGAAACTGTGCTGAGTGCTTGTAACGAAAAACCAAAATTATTAGAGCGTAAAAAAATCTTTGCGCGAGTTGTATCAAAATTACTCGACATCATTAACAAATTTGATGACGCTCTTGGTGAGCTTGGGGAGGAAGAATAA
- a CDS encoding iron-containing redox enzyme family protein: MALVAVDLVEGFLKFQSSAFQYFEVAGPAAYRNYLAAAQRLQLSDGAMGYWELHIREDERHGRWMLDDVALPLAEKYPQDAWELVLGYDQ; encoded by the coding sequence ATGGCGTTGGTAGCGGTTGATTTGGTTGAAGGCTTCCTTAAGTTCCAGTCCTCGGCGTTTCAGTACTTCGAGGTAGCCGGGCCCGCCGCCTACAGAAATTATCTCGCCGCCGCCCAGCGTTTGCAACTCTCAGACGGCGCAATGGGTTACTGGGAACTACACATCAGAGAAGATGAACGTCACGGTCGCTGGATGTTAGATGATGTCGCTTTACCGCTAGCCGAAAAATACCCCCAAGACGCTTGGGAACTCGTGCTTGGATACGACCAAG
- a CDS encoding ribbon-helix-helix domain-containing protein, whose translation MAKKGYKSQRNQPEIYEEVKKPVSLGLTPTAKDILRSLATAQGISQSEFIERLMREIKSANSRTNCSIYPQECQAKLTNLPAFVQD comes from the coding sequence ATGGCAAAAAAAGGATACAAGAGTCAGAGAAATCAGCCAGAAATATATGAAGAAGTCAAAAAACCAGTTTCTCTTGGCTTAACCCCGACGGCTAAAGACATACTCCGCAGTTTGGCCACCGCTCAGGGAATATCTCAATCTGAATTTATTGAGCGCCTTATGAGAGAGATAAAGAGTGCTAATAGCAGAACTAATTGTTCTATTTATCCTCAAGAATGCCAAGCCAAGTTAACTAATCTACCTGCATTTGTGCAGGATTAA
- a CDS encoding recombinase family protein: protein MKQKVIGYARVSTREQAEDSHALEQQMDRLVKAGVDLVYHDVESGANPEREEFNKLVQAVGRGEVSTIVATRWDRLTREETAYAVIKGLLREHKVKLKLLDQGEVDLSTASGELSADLQALFAAHERRQLRERIKRGHEYRRSKKVAWTRAPWGYFIEEDKYVLDKRPAICLLAERPENYLELYLEPNFSPQLPGISKAEIAREAIDYLLKIRKPRKVLAFLYEKYGVERKRDTNLVLSPELLFWSAAQNFADDWLTNPILRGHTSYCKTNISSKGSTKKNLKNGNYTLIPIPLSG, encoded by the coding sequence ATGAAGCAAAAAGTTATTGGATACGCGAGAGTATCAACCCGCGAACAAGCTGAGGACAGCCATGCTTTAGAGCAGCAAATGGATCGCTTAGTAAAAGCAGGGGTCGATCTGGTTTACCACGACGTTGAATCAGGAGCCAACCCAGAACGAGAAGAATTTAATAAGCTCGTTCAGGCGGTTGGACGTGGAGAAGTCTCCACTATTGTTGCGACTCGATGGGACAGGTTAACTAGGGAGGAAACAGCCTACGCGGTGATTAAGGGACTCCTGAGAGAACACAAAGTTAAACTGAAACTTCTGGATCAGGGAGAAGTGGATCTCAGCACCGCCTCTGGGGAACTCAGTGCTGACCTACAGGCTCTCTTTGCAGCCCACGAACGTCGCCAGCTTCGAGAGCGGATCAAGCGCGGTCATGAATACCGCCGAAGTAAAAAAGTTGCTTGGACAAGAGCGCCTTGGGGATATTTCATTGAGGAGGATAAATATGTCTTAGATAAACGACCTGCGATCTGCCTGTTAGCAGAACGTCCTGAAAACTATTTAGAATTGTATCTTGAACCCAACTTTTCACCACAACTCCCTGGCATTAGTAAAGCTGAAATTGCCAGAGAAGCCATTGATTATTTGCTGAAAATTAGGAAACCGCGAAAGGTTCTAGCTTTCTTGTATGAAAAGTACGGGGTGGAACGCAAACGAGATACCAACTTGGTTTTGAGTCCAGAGTTACTTTTTTGGAGTGCAGCTCAAAACTTCGCTGATGATTGGTTAACCAATCCAATTTTGCGAGGTCATACGAGTTACTGCAAAACAAATATATCCAGCAAGGGATCTACCAAGAAAAACCTGAAGAATGGCAATTACACCTTAATACCCATCCCACTGAGCGGTTAA
- a CDS encoding zinc ribbon domain-containing protein, with protein sequence MTDEEFVELQTLQQFNAKKVATSGKTCYLTGLVICARCGYKCVLKRSAQYQYYGCRQSGTGCQNRSCIRLEKIDQAIISQLFLKATSLESAQEEQEVSFQCPPEVIKLKQQLEGVDELLKIAPSDLLQQARTKFLKQIEEKSAPEGVESFVMATAQEIISHPQAKKLTFWYTLTQDERDILYEKLIERVKVDEGKVISVELKI encoded by the coding sequence ATTACTGATGAAGAATTTGTCGAACTTCAAACCCTCCAACAATTCAATGCCAAGAAAGTAGCAACTTCCGGTAAGACTTGTTACTTAACCGGATTAGTTATTTGCGCTCGCTGCGGCTATAAATGCGTGTTAAAGCGCAGCGCTCAATATCAATATTACGGGTGCAGGCAATCGGGAACTGGTTGCCAAAACCGCTCTTGCATTCGCCTTGAAAAAATTGATCAAGCCATTATTAGTCAATTATTTCTCAAAGCCACGTCCTTGGAATCGGCACAGGAGGAACAGGAAGTTTCTTTCCAATGCCCTCCAGAAGTAATCAAGTTAAAACAGCAACTAGAAGGGGTGGATGAACTGCTTAAAATTGCGCCGTCTGATTTACTTCAGCAAGCCAGAACTAAATTCCTCAAGCAAATTGAAGAAAAAAGCGCCCCCGAAGGAGTAGAAAGTTTTGTGATGGCTACGGCACAGGAAATTATCTCTCATCCTCAAGCAAAAAAGCTTACCTTCTGGTACACCTTAACTCAAGATGAGCGCGACATCCTTTATGAAAAGCTGATCGAGAGAGTCAAGGTAGATGAAGGCAAAGTGATTTCAGTGGAACTGAAAATTTAG
- a CDS encoding helix-turn-helix domain-containing protein gives MNFSQSTLKTFQEAVDRFLSAEAEVLKTWQGYCHCPDPGLQVKCQKCPYFIELVLEIQKKLQPEPEKVFPRILPLELEQPYSEELLQQCLELYGQKYSFAQIQRLTGITNREVLRDWLNSNGLLKKSSDYSQAERQPYLALYKEGLTPKQIEDATGVSVELLYDWIKLAGISRGHNSYPKKQKEECLSLYVKGASCGEIEALTGISRATVGDWVKQANLGRKPCKGGRPPKYSPDVKQACLELFAQGKSVSQIEEKLNISPLTIRRWRREAERLAQSSPNCPVLDGDDKDL, from the coding sequence ATGAATTTTTCTCAATCAACCCTCAAAACTTTTCAAGAAGCCGTAGACCGATTCCTGAGCGCTGAAGCAGAAGTTCTTAAAACTTGGCAAGGTTATTGTCATTGTCCAGATCCAGGGCTCCAGGTTAAGTGCCAAAAATGTCCATACTTTATAGAACTGGTGTTAGAAATTCAAAAAAAGCTTCAGCCTGAGCCTGAGAAAGTTTTTCCGAGAATACTGCCGCTGGAACTGGAACAACCTTATTCAGAAGAGTTGCTACAGCAATGTTTAGAACTATATGGTCAGAAATACTCTTTCGCACAAATTCAGCGCCTTACTGGAATTACTAACCGCGAAGTCTTGAGAGATTGGCTAAATAGCAACGGTTTGCTCAAGAAGTCAAGTGACTATTCTCAAGCGGAAAGGCAGCCCTATTTAGCGCTTTACAAAGAAGGTTTGACTCCAAAACAAATCGAGGATGCTACAGGAGTTTCTGTGGAGTTACTCTACGATTGGATTAAACTGGCAGGCATCAGCCGAGGGCACAATAGCTATCCCAAAAAGCAAAAGGAGGAATGTTTATCTCTATATGTTAAAGGTGCTTCCTGTGGAGAAATCGAAGCTCTCACTGGAATTTCAAGGGCTACAGTTGGAGATTGGGTCAAACAGGCTAATTTAGGAAGAAAGCCGTGTAAAGGAGGGCGACCGCCTAAGTATTCGCCCGACGTAAAGCAGGCGTGTTTGGAATTGTTTGCTCAGGGTAAAAGTGTTTCACAAATTGAAGAAAAACTAAACATTTCACCACTTACAATTCGTCGGTGGAGGCGAGAGGCTGAACGCTTGGCACAAAGCTCTCCAAACTGTCCTGTGCTTGACGGCGATGACAAAGACCTCTAA
- a CDS encoding EF-hand domain-containing protein, with product MATEQELQSLFNALDRDQDGKVSSNELF from the coding sequence ATGGCAACTGAGCAAGAGCTTCAATCTCTTTTTAATGCCTTGGATCGCGATCAAGATGGCAAAGTATCGAGTAATGAGCTTTTTTAA